One Oryza glaberrima chromosome 10, OglaRS2, whole genome shotgun sequence DNA segment encodes these proteins:
- the LOC127786225 gene encoding protein NRT1/ PTR FAMILY 5.10-like has product MESGGFLARCPEPCAAAADPDDGDARRGGWRAAFFLVVIGFLERIGFFGVQGNLILYLTGPMAMSTAAAATAANAWGGTVLVLTLAGGLAADSSGLGRYRAVLVASALYLLSLGMLTASSSSMAAQRATSPPSSSAGGAVVVVFYAALYLLALAQGFHTPCAEAFGADQFEREGDDDGGGGGDARRPASRSSYFNWYHFSISWGYVISTTLLSYVDENVGWTVGFAACWATLVLYLAVFLLGTGTYRRAERPAIDGAAAARRAWTARFFFFFSRNRKDAAEQLLEPQEEVVVVVDGHGDGGRGFFLVKLLPIWLSSIVFAVVVSQVSTLFTKQSSTMDRRVGGGGGLVLPSAGLQCLVSFTYIAVLPVYDRMVVPLARRLTGGGGGITMLQRIGAGMATACLAMAVAALVEARRLRVARDAGLVDRPGATVPMGVWWLVPQHVLVGVAEVLAVIGLEEFFYDQVAGELHSVGLAVSQGVMGVGSYASGALVAAIDWATAARSGGGESWFADDLNRAHLDYFYWLLAALAALEVAVFVYLAQRYDYKNKSKP; this is encoded by the exons ATGGAGTCCGGCGGCTTCCTTGCACGTTGTCCCgagccatgcgccgccgccgccgaccccgacgacggcgacgcccgcCGCGGCGGTTGGCGCGCTGCCTTCTTCCTCGTCG TCATCGGGTTCTTGGAGCGGATTGGGTTCTTCGGCGTGCAAGGCAACCTGATACTGTACCTCACCGGCCCGATGGCCatgtccacggcggcggcggccaccgcggcgaACGCCTGGGGCGGGACGGTGCTGGTGCTCActctcgccggcggcctcgccgccgactcctccgGCCTCGGCCGGTACCGCGCCGTCCTCGTCGCCAGCGCGCTCTACCTGCTCAGCTTGGGGATGCtcacggcgtcgtcgtcgtccatggcggcgcagcgagccacgtcgccgccgtcgtcgtctgccggcggcgccgtcgtcgtcgtcttctacGCCGCGCTCTACCTGCTAGCTCTGGCGCAGGGCTTCCACACGCCGTGCGCCGAGGCGTTCGGCGCCGACCAGTTCGAGAGAGAGggtgacgacgatggcggcggcggcggcgacgcgcggcggcctGCGTCGCGGAGCTCATACTTCAACTGGTACCACTTCTCCATATCCTGGGGCTACGTCATCTCCACCACCTTGCTCAGCTACGTCGACGAGAACGTCGGCTGGACCGTCGGGTTCGCCGCGTGCTGGGCCACCTTGGTGCTCTACCTCGCCGTCTTCTTGCTCGGCACGGGGACGTACCGCCGCGCCGAGCGACCTGCCatcgacggcgccgcggcggcgcgtcgtgCGTGGACGGCgaggttcttcttcttcttctcccgaAACCGAAAGGATGCCGCCGAACAGCTTCTAGAACCAcaagaggaggtggtggtggtggtggatggccatggcgatggcggtaGGGGATTCTTCCTTGTGAAGCTGCTTCCGATCTGGCTGAGCAGCATAgtgttcgccgtcgtcgtctcgcaGGTGTCCACCCTGTTCACCAAGCAGAGCAGCACAATGGAtcggcgcgtcggcggcggcggcggcctcgtctTGCCGTCGGCGGGGCTGCAGTGCCTCGTCAGCTTCACCTACATCGCGGTGCTGCCGGTGTACGACCGCATGGTGGTGCCGCTCGCGAGGcgcctcaccggcggcggcggcggcatcacaATGCTCCAGCGCATCGGCGCCGGCATGGCGACGGCCTGCCTCGCcatggccgtggcggcgctcgTCGAGGCGAGGCGGCTCCGCGTGGCCCGCGACGCCGGCCTGGTCGACCGGCCGGGCGCGACGGTGCCGATGGGGGTGTGGTGGCTGGTGCCGCAGCACGTGCTGGTCGGCGTCGCGGAGGTGCTCGCCGTGATCGGGCTGGAGGAGTTCTTCTACGACCAggtggccggcgagctccacaGCGTGGGGCTCGCCGTGTCCCAGGGCGTGATGGGCGTCGGGAGCTACGCGAGCGGCGCGCTCGTGGCGGCGATCGactgggcgacggcggcgaggagcggcggcggagagagctGGTTCGCCGACGACCTCAACCGCGCGCACCTGGACTACTTCTACTGGttgctcgccgcgctcgccgctcTGGAGGTGGCCGTGTTCGTCTACCTTGCGCAGCGATACGACTACAAGAACAAATCCAAGCCATGA